GCTCGGCTTTGCCTACGCCTCCTACAGCCTCGGCCGTCGCCACCAAGACCCCTACCGAGCAGCATTGCTAGGCTCCCTCGTCGGCCTGCCGGCCTTTGCCTTGGTCATCGCTGCCGCGCCACTGCAAGTGCCGCCGCTGTTCCTGCTCGGCAACTTCCTGATCGGATTCGGCGGTGCGCTGTTCGGCCATGCAACGCTCACGGCCACCATGTCGCGTGCCCCGGCCAAGCAGGCCGGCCTCGCGATCGGTGCCTGGGGAGCGGTGCAGGCGACCGCGGCGGGGCTGGCCGTCGCGTTCAGCGGGGCGATACGAGACGTGGTCACCGGACTGTTCGGTGGCGTGGATGGCGGGGGCGTAGCCCTTGGCTACCACGCGGTCTACGCGCTGGAGATCACGTTGCTGGTCGTGACGCTGGTGGCCATCTGGCCGCTCTTGCGCAAGCGCCAGCTTCGCCAGAAAGATGACTCAGCGCTCGGCTCCGCAAGCGCGGAGTTGGCGTAGGAGGGAGCTGGGGTGGCCTGCCTGACGATTCTCGAAGAGCCGGATCCACGTCTGCGGGCGGTGGCGGAGCCCGTGGAGCGCTTCGACGGCGAGCTGGCGACGCTCGCGTCGGACCTCATCGAAACCCTCCACAGCACTCCTGGCATCGGGCTTTCGGCGCCGCAGGTAGGTCGCTCTATACAGCTGCTGGTGATGGATCTCAGCGAGGAGCGCAACACGCCTGAGATCTACATCAATCCCCAGGTGCAGCTCACGGGCCAGCGTTGCATGGTGGAGGAGAGCTGCCTGTCGCTGCCCGGTCTCGAAGGGGTCGTGCCGCGGGTCACCGCCGTGCGCGTTCGGGCCCAAGACCTTGCCGGCAACGTCTTCGAGCGCGAGCTTGAGGGCATGCACGCGGTCTGCTTGCAGCATGAGATGGATCATCTCGCCGGCCGTCTGTTCATCGATAGGGTATCGCTGCTGCACCGTCTCTACATGCGTGGCACGGCTGCCCTGCGCGCCGCCAAGCAGGGCAAGGCCGCCTAGCGCTTCCTGGCCCGCCTGCCGAACTCACACCCAATCCACCGCTGGGCTGTTCGCCCTCTGGACAGGTGCGCCTCGGCGCTGCTTGAGGGTGTAACTGCCTTGGGCGTAGGATCGGAGCCATCGACGCTGATCCGCGAGAGGCAAGGACCATGGCCGGGAATGCGGATGCGCCGCGCGCCGGCGGCGAACGCGGGGCATTAACAGAGTTGTTGGTCGCCGGTGACGGCAGCGGTTCCAAGCGCATGGAGGCCGTGCTGCCGCTCGTCTACGAGGAACTGCGCGCCATCGCCAGCCGTCAGCTGGGACGGGAACAGGAGCGCTACTCACTGTGCACCACAGGCCTGGTGCACGACGCGTACCTCAAGCTGGTGGATGACACGCGCGTCTCCTCGCGCGGAAGATCCTACTTCTTCGGTGCAGCCGCTCAGGCGATGCGCCGAATCATCGTCGATCACGCCCGCTCGCGCTCGCGGCAGAAGCGCGGTGGCGACGTGCACTTCACGCTCCTCGATGACAAGGAGCTGGCCATGGGTGAAGCGCTGGAGCAGATCATCGAGTTGGACGACGCGCTCTCCCAACTGCGTGCCCTGAGCCCGCGCCAGGAGCAGATCGTAGAGTGCCGTGTCTTCGGCGGGTTGGACGTGGTGGAGATCGCTGAGGCGCTCGATATCTCCCAGAGCACGGTCAAGCGAGACTGGGCCGTGGCCAGGGCCTGGTTGCTGCGCCAGTTCAAGCGCGGCGGGGCGGCCGAAGGCGAAGGATAGCGTTAGCCCGCTGCCGGCGGAGGGGCGAACATGGGGTGCGCACGCAGGTCGTTGTAGAGCGCATCGGACACCGCCCGGATGCGCGCCACCTCTCTCAGATCAGGATGGTTGAGTAGCCATAGGGCCCCGCACTGGGCGGGGCGCAAGGGCACGCGCAGCACCCGCTGCAGGGCGGGAT
This genomic window from Pseudomonadota bacterium contains:
- the def gene encoding peptide deformylase, with product MACLTILEEPDPRLRAVAEPVERFDGELATLASDLIETLHSTPGIGLSAPQVGRSIQLLVMDLSEERNTPEIYINPQVQLTGQRCMVEESCLSLPGLEGVVPRVTAVRVRAQDLAGNVFERELEGMHAVCLQHEMDHLAGRLFIDRVSLLHRLYMRGTAALRAAKQGKAA
- a CDS encoding ECF-type sigma factor; amino-acid sequence: MAGNADAPRAGGERGALTELLVAGDGSGSKRMEAVLPLVYEELRAIASRQLGREQERYSLCTTGLVHDAYLKLVDDTRVSSRGRSYFFGAAAQAMRRIIVDHARSRSRQKRGGDVHFTLLDDKELAMGEALEQIIELDDALSQLRALSPRQEQIVECRVFGGLDVVEIAEALDISQSTVKRDWAVARAWLLRQFKRGGAAEGEG